One window of the Anaeromyxobacter dehalogenans 2CP-C genome contains the following:
- a CDS encoding glycosyltransferase family protein → MARILYGVAGEGMGHAVRSRVVIDHLARTHDVQVVVSGRAHDYLKARERDHLGVNRIWGLSIVYEDNEVRNFRTVLKNVGGAVAGGWPRNVKAYFDLTESFRPEVVVSDFETWSYLYARTHGLPCVSVDNNQAVNRCDHPPEILAGHEAEYLVAKGVVKAKLPGCFHYLIATFFQAPVAKPRTSLHPPVLRPEILSARAEPGAHLLVYQTSTSNEALPDVLRGAGVECRVYGLRRDLTADAREGNLVHRPFSEARFVEDLRTARAVISGGSFTLMTEAVYLHKPMLAIPVKRQFEQVLNARYLQALGYGATADDLDARVLGDFLARLPDLERGLSRYRQDGNRELLAKLDDVLARALDGGEPAEPRA, encoded by the coding sequence ATGGCGCGCATCCTCTACGGCGTGGCGGGGGAGGGGATGGGGCACGCGGTCCGCTCGCGGGTGGTCATCGACCACCTCGCCCGCACGCACGACGTGCAGGTGGTGGTGTCCGGCCGCGCGCACGACTACCTGAAGGCCCGCGAGCGGGATCACCTGGGCGTGAACCGGATCTGGGGCCTCTCCATCGTCTACGAGGACAACGAGGTCCGGAACTTCCGCACCGTGCTGAAGAACGTGGGCGGCGCGGTGGCGGGCGGCTGGCCACGGAACGTGAAGGCCTACTTCGACCTCACCGAGTCCTTCCGGCCGGAGGTGGTCGTCTCCGACTTCGAGACCTGGAGCTACCTGTACGCGCGCACGCACGGCCTGCCCTGCGTCTCGGTGGACAACAACCAGGCGGTGAACCGCTGCGATCACCCGCCGGAGATCCTGGCCGGGCACGAGGCCGAGTACCTGGTGGCGAAGGGCGTGGTGAAGGCGAAGCTCCCCGGCTGCTTCCACTACCTCATCGCCACGTTCTTCCAGGCGCCGGTGGCGAAGCCGCGCACCAGCCTCCACCCGCCGGTGCTGCGCCCGGAGATCCTCTCGGCGCGCGCCGAGCCCGGCGCGCACCTGCTCGTCTACCAGACCTCGACCTCCAACGAGGCGCTCCCCGACGTCCTGCGCGGCGCCGGCGTGGAGTGCCGCGTGTACGGCCTGCGCCGCGACCTCACCGCGGACGCGCGCGAGGGCAACCTCGTCCACCGCCCGTTCTCAGAGGCCCGCTTCGTGGAGGACCTGCGCACCGCGCGCGCGGTGATCTCGGGCGGCTCCTTCACGCTGATGACCGAGGCGGTGTATCTCCACAAGCCCATGCTGGCCATCCCGGTGAAGCGGCAGTTCGAGCAGGTGCTGAACGCGCGGTACCTCCAGGCGCTCGGCTACGGCGCCACCGCCGACGACCTCGACGCGCGGGTGCTCGGGGACTTCCTGGCGCGGCTGCCCGACCTCGAGCGCGGCCTCTCGCGCTACCGCCAGGACGGGAACCGCGAGCTGCTCGCGAAGCTCGACGACGTGCTGGCGCGCGCGCTCGACGGCGGCGAGCCGGCGGAGCCGCGGGCGTGA
- the rlmH gene encoding 23S rRNA (pseudouridine(1915)-N(3))-methyltransferase RlmH, producing MKIRVVAVGRDRSGLYAPAVDEYAKRLGRYLRFELVEVPEARKLAGTPGAKGEEGAALLAKLGPRERVVVLDERGDELTSVAFAERVRRWMERGQDVALLIGGSDGLAPEVLARAEERLAVSRFTLAHRLARLVLVEQLYRAMTILRGEPYHK from the coding sequence GTGAAGATCCGGGTGGTGGCGGTGGGCCGGGATCGCTCGGGCCTGTACGCGCCGGCCGTGGACGAGTACGCGAAGCGGCTCGGCCGCTACCTGCGCTTCGAGCTGGTGGAGGTGCCGGAGGCGCGCAAGCTCGCCGGCACCCCGGGGGCGAAGGGCGAGGAGGGCGCGGCGCTCCTCGCGAAGCTCGGGCCGCGCGAGCGGGTGGTGGTGCTCGACGAGCGCGGCGACGAGCTCACCAGCGTGGCGTTCGCCGAGCGCGTGCGCCGCTGGATGGAGCGCGGCCAGGACGTGGCGCTCCTCATCGGCGGGTCGGACGGGCTCGCGCCGGAGGTGCTGGCGCGGGCCGAAGAGCGCCTCGCGGTGTCGCGCTTCACGCTGGCGCACCGGCTGGCGCGGCTCGTGCTCGTCGAGCAGCTCTACCGCGCCATGACCATCCTCCGCGGCGAGCCCTACCACAAGTGA
- a CDS encoding S8 family serine peptidase, with translation MTRLRTPAALATFLAVLACGGGGGDSQPLPTTFTLSGHIAATAGQDVDGDVADPGAPRTPNDSAAQAQQLAPVTTLGGYASAGTDSQDWYKATLEAGQTVVLDVADAAASLELCLLASDGVSVVSCAIGGANQVIPVAAAGQHYVRVTAAAGSSNYALTLGVNGAGAGAGSAPHLALPFVPGELVVRFRDDALEVAAAGDLPRRAAALGLTALAGARGRAALLSMSGPEGRARALAALGVEPLAPGALGAGADPVMAEKWDTLRAIAALRRRADVESADPNFLFQPALVPTDTYYKYQWHYPLISLPQAWDLETGDPGVVVAVVDTGVFLAHPDLSGQLVTGYDFIRDPAMANDGNGIDPNPDDPGDAATLGGSSWHGTHVAGTVAAALNDSGVVGVAPGARVMPLRALGVGGGTSYDIMQAVRYAAGLANDSGTVPATRAAVINLSLGCQGCFSSTEQAVYTSARNAGVIVVAAAGNEASSAPGYPAAYAGVLSVSAVDMKGAKAPYSNTGSTVDLAAPGGNTAVDLDGNGYADGVLSTLVKDTTGTREPIYAFYQGTSMAAPHVAGVMALMKSACPGLTPDGVDARLQAGLLTRDLGTPGRDDTFGWGLVDALKAVQSCGAALPPSLSVTPGRLDFASADTVLQLQAARVGEGALTVTSVSDDAAWLTVAAPGVDASGLGAYTATVDRTGLADGRYTARITFTPSVGAPVIIPVTLQVGAAAAAGDAGFLYALLVRDGVNGPELVKQWAGAASGGSYAFRFDGVSAGTYYLVAGSDMNDDGYICDAGEACGAWPTLGVLTPLGASGPRSDLDFSVAFDPAVAPVGAAAGTPGRAPGFARQPASKGVAGLR, from the coding sequence ATGACGCGCCTCCGCACGCCCGCCGCGCTCGCAACGTTCCTCGCCGTCCTCGCCTGCGGCGGCGGCGGTGGCGACTCGCAGCCGCTGCCCACCACCTTCACGCTGTCCGGCCACATCGCGGCCACCGCGGGGCAGGACGTGGACGGCGACGTCGCCGATCCGGGCGCGCCGCGCACGCCGAACGACTCGGCCGCACAGGCGCAGCAGCTCGCGCCGGTGACCACGCTGGGCGGGTACGCCAGCGCGGGCACGGATTCCCAGGACTGGTACAAGGCCACGCTGGAGGCGGGCCAGACGGTGGTGCTGGACGTGGCCGACGCCGCGGCCTCGCTCGAGCTCTGCCTGCTCGCCTCCGACGGCGTGAGCGTCGTGAGCTGCGCGATCGGCGGCGCGAACCAGGTCATCCCCGTCGCGGCGGCCGGCCAGCACTACGTGCGGGTCACCGCCGCCGCGGGCAGCTCCAACTACGCGCTCACCCTGGGCGTGAACGGCGCCGGGGCGGGCGCCGGCTCGGCCCCGCACCTGGCGCTGCCGTTCGTCCCCGGCGAGCTGGTGGTCCGCTTCCGCGACGACGCGCTCGAGGTGGCCGCGGCCGGCGACCTCCCGCGGCGCGCCGCCGCGCTCGGGCTCACCGCGCTGGCGGGCGCCCGCGGCCGCGCCGCGCTGCTCTCCATGTCCGGCCCCGAGGGCCGCGCCCGGGCGCTCGCCGCGCTCGGCGTCGAGCCGCTCGCGCCCGGCGCGCTGGGCGCCGGCGCCGACCCGGTGATGGCCGAGAAGTGGGACACGCTCCGCGCCATCGCCGCGCTGCGCCGCCGGGCGGACGTGGAGAGCGCCGATCCCAACTTCCTGTTCCAGCCGGCGCTGGTCCCGACCGACACGTACTACAAGTACCAGTGGCACTACCCGCTCATCTCGCTGCCGCAGGCCTGGGACCTCGAGACCGGCGATCCCGGCGTGGTGGTGGCGGTGGTGGACACCGGCGTGTTCCTCGCCCACCCCGATCTCTCCGGCCAGCTCGTCACCGGCTACGACTTCATCCGCGATCCCGCCATGGCGAACGACGGCAACGGGATCGACCCGAACCCCGACGACCCGGGCGACGCGGCCACCCTCGGGGGCAGCTCCTGGCACGGCACGCACGTGGCCGGTACGGTCGCCGCCGCCCTGAACGACAGCGGCGTGGTGGGCGTCGCGCCCGGCGCCCGGGTGATGCCGCTCCGCGCCCTCGGCGTCGGCGGCGGGACCTCCTACGACATCATGCAGGCGGTGCGCTACGCGGCCGGCCTCGCGAACGACTCCGGGACGGTCCCGGCCACCCGCGCCGCGGTGATCAACCTGAGCCTCGGGTGCCAGGGCTGCTTCTCCTCCACCGAGCAGGCGGTCTACACGTCCGCGCGCAACGCGGGCGTCATCGTGGTCGCCGCCGCGGGCAACGAGGCGTCGTCGGCGCCCGGCTACCCGGCCGCGTACGCCGGCGTGCTGTCGGTGAGCGCGGTGGACATGAAGGGCGCGAAGGCGCCGTACTCGAACACCGGCAGCACCGTGGATCTCGCCGCGCCGGGCGGCAACACCGCGGTGGACCTCGACGGCAACGGCTACGCCGACGGCGTGCTCTCCACGCTGGTGAAGGACACCACCGGCACCCGCGAGCCCATCTACGCCTTCTACCAGGGCACCTCCATGGCCGCGCCGCACGTGGCGGGCGTGATGGCACTCATGAAGTCGGCCTGCCCCGGCCTCACGCCGGACGGCGTGGACGCGCGCCTCCAGGCCGGGCTGCTCACCCGCGACCTGGGGACGCCCGGTCGCGACGACACCTTCGGCTGGGGGCTGGTGGACGCGCTGAAGGCGGTCCAGTCCTGCGGCGCCGCGCTGCCGCCCTCGCTCTCCGTCACCCCGGGGCGACTCGACTTCGCGTCCGCCGACACGGTCCTCCAGCTGCAGGCGGCGAGGGTCGGCGAGGGCGCGCTCACGGTCACCTCGGTCTCGGACGACGCCGCCTGGCTCACGGTCGCCGCGCCCGGCGTGGACGCGAGCGGCCTCGGCGCGTACACCGCCACGGTGGATCGGACCGGCCTCGCCGACGGCCGCTACACCGCCCGGATCACCTTCACGCCGTCGGTGGGCGCGCCGGTGATCATCCCGGTGACGCTGCAGGTGGGCGCCGCCGCGGCGGCCGGGGACGCCGGCTTCCTGTACGCGCTGCTCGTCCGCGACGGCGTGAACGGCCCGGAGCTCGTGAAGCAGTGGGCCGGCGCCGCCTCGGGCGGCAGCTACGCGTTCCGCTTCGACGGCGTGTCGGCCGGCACGTACTACCTCGTGGCCGGGAGCGACATGAACGACGACGGCTACATCTGCGACGCGGGCGAGGCCTGCGGCGCCTGGCCGACGCTGGGGGTCCTGACGCCGCTCGGCGCGAGCGGGCCGCGCTCCGACCTCGACTTCAGCGTCGCGTTCGACCCGGCCGTCGCGCCGGTCGGCGCGGCCGCGGGGACGCCGGGGCGCGCGCCGGGCTTCGCGCGGCAGCCGGCGTCGAAGGGCGTGGCGGGGCTGCGCTAG
- the gpmI gene encoding 2,3-bisphosphoglycerate-independent phosphoglycerate mutase, with protein sequence MPKTKPVLLVVLDGWGIRAAREANAIAIAGTPNMDALQREFPHAALETSGLSVGLPEGQMGNSEVGHTNLGAGRIVYQDLVRINRAVEDGSFYKNDALLLACRRAREAGGALHLLGLVSDGGVHSHVEHLHACLELARREGVARTYVHAFMDGRDTPPKSGLDYLAAVERRIAAAGYGKVATVTGRYWAMDRDKRWDRVAQAYAAMVSGEGFKAASGAAAMEAAYARGETDEFVKPTVVVNGDGKPVGSIRDGDAILFFNFRADRAREITRAFTQDGFHDFERKAVPRLSAYVCMTQYDETFTLPVAYAPQDLTEIFPEIVARAGLRQLRTAETEKYAHVTFFFNGGRETVFQNEDRILVPSPRDVKTYDEKPEMSAREVTDKLVQALGTGQYGFALVNYANPDMVGHTGLLDAAVKAVRVVDECVGRLWQAARKQGMAMLVTADHGNCEMMTDPVTGQPHTAHTLNPVPFILADPDFRGAKLREKGVLADVAPTALQVMGLPQPKEMKGLGLVIR encoded by the coding sequence GTGCCGAAGACGAAGCCCGTCCTCCTCGTCGTCCTCGACGGCTGGGGGATCCGCGCAGCGCGCGAGGCGAACGCGATCGCGATCGCCGGAACCCCGAACATGGACGCGCTCCAGCGCGAGTTCCCGCACGCCGCCCTGGAGACGAGCGGCCTGTCGGTCGGCCTGCCCGAGGGGCAGATGGGCAACTCCGAGGTCGGCCACACCAACCTCGGCGCCGGCCGGATCGTCTACCAGGACCTGGTCCGCATCAACCGCGCCGTCGAGGACGGCAGCTTCTACAAGAACGACGCGCTGCTGCTCGCCTGCCGCCGGGCGCGCGAGGCCGGCGGCGCGCTGCACCTGCTCGGCCTGGTCTCCGACGGCGGCGTCCACAGCCACGTCGAGCACCTGCACGCCTGCCTCGAGCTGGCCCGCCGGGAGGGCGTGGCGCGCACGTACGTCCACGCGTTCATGGACGGCCGCGACACGCCGCCCAAGTCCGGCCTCGACTACCTCGCCGCGGTGGAGCGGCGGATCGCCGCCGCGGGCTACGGCAAGGTGGCGACCGTGACCGGTCGCTACTGGGCCATGGACCGCGACAAGCGTTGGGACCGGGTGGCGCAGGCGTACGCGGCCATGGTCTCGGGCGAGGGCTTCAAGGCCGCGTCCGGCGCCGCCGCGATGGAGGCCGCCTACGCGCGCGGCGAGACCGACGAGTTCGTGAAGCCGACGGTGGTCGTGAACGGCGACGGGAAGCCGGTCGGCTCCATCCGCGACGGCGACGCGATCCTGTTCTTCAACTTCCGCGCCGACCGCGCCCGCGAGATCACCCGCGCGTTCACGCAGGACGGCTTCCACGACTTCGAGCGCAAGGCGGTGCCCCGGCTCTCGGCGTACGTGTGCATGACCCAGTACGACGAGACGTTCACGCTGCCGGTCGCGTACGCGCCCCAGGACCTCACCGAGATCTTCCCGGAGATCGTGGCGCGCGCCGGGCTGCGGCAGCTGCGCACCGCCGAGACCGAGAAGTACGCGCACGTGACGTTCTTCTTCAACGGCGGGCGCGAGACCGTCTTCCAGAACGAGGATCGCATCCTCGTGCCGAGCCCGCGCGACGTGAAGACGTACGACGAGAAGCCGGAGATGAGCGCGCGCGAGGTCACCGACAAGCTGGTCCAGGCGCTCGGCACCGGCCAGTACGGCTTCGCGCTCGTCAACTACGCGAACCCGGACATGGTCGGCCACACCGGCCTGCTCGACGCCGCGGTGAAGGCGGTGCGGGTGGTGGACGAGTGCGTGGGCCGGCTCTGGCAGGCGGCCCGCAAGCAGGGCATGGCCATGCTCGTCACCGCCGACCACGGCAACTGCGAGATGATGACCGACCCGGTGACCGGCCAGCCGCACACCGCGCACACGCTCAACCCGGTGCCGTTCATCCTGGCCGACCCGGACTTCCGCGGCGCGAAGCTCCGCGAGAAGGGCGTGCTCGCCGACGTGGCGCCCACCGCGCTCCAGGTGATGGGGCTGCCGCAGCCGAAGGAGATGAAGGGCCTCGGCCTCGTGATCCGCTAG
- a CDS encoding ComF family protein, which yields MLRAAVRALLDLVYPPRCAACGEPVAEEPFCEVCAGALEPVPPGCARCGAPGAGPACGACLAAPPAFDAVRAGGLFGGPLADAVHALKYGGRPDLARPLGAWLAARVPLPPGAAVVSVPLGRARRVDRGYDQAALLADALARAAGARGRRLRGALRRARETSPQVGLGRAERARNVAGAFLAGPAVAGRDLVLVDDVVTTGATADAAARALRAAGARSVTVVALARAE from the coding sequence ATGCTCCGCGCCGCCGTCCGCGCCCTGCTCGACCTCGTCTACCCGCCCCGCTGCGCCGCCTGCGGCGAGCCAGTGGCCGAGGAGCCGTTCTGCGAGGTGTGCGCCGGCGCGCTCGAGCCGGTCCCGCCGGGCTGCGCACGCTGCGGCGCGCCGGGCGCGGGGCCGGCCTGCGGCGCGTGCCTGGCCGCCCCGCCCGCCTTCGACGCGGTCCGCGCCGGCGGGCTGTTCGGCGGCCCGCTCGCCGACGCGGTCCACGCGCTGAAGTACGGCGGCCGGCCCGACCTCGCGCGGCCGCTCGGCGCCTGGCTCGCGGCGCGCGTCCCGCTCCCGCCCGGCGCCGCGGTGGTGTCGGTCCCGCTCGGCCGGGCCCGCCGCGTCGATCGCGGCTACGACCAGGCGGCGCTGCTCGCCGACGCGCTCGCCCGCGCCGCGGGTGCCCGGGGCCGGCGGCTGCGCGGGGCGCTCCGCCGCGCCCGCGAGACGTCGCCGCAGGTCGGCCTGGGCCGGGCCGAGCGCGCCCGCAACGTGGCGGGCGCGTTCCTGGCCGGCCCGGCGGTGGCCGGCCGCGACCTCGTGCTGGTGGACGACGTCGTCACCACCGGCGCGACCGCCGACGCGGCGGCGCGCGCGCTCCGGGCGGCGGGCGCCCGCTCGGTGACGGTGGTCGCGCTGGCCCGGGCGGAGTGA
- a CDS encoding DUF3857 domain-containing protein yields MLARPAALLALCLASTGSARAPSPLPPPTGLDPDAERAAAAVAALDRERRGPRGLAALAELDALADDLPELAHVAAAYARAADDREAHPEVRALARFRLAEVERARGNLQKEAASLRRLGFVERWRVIGPFDDEGKRGLAEAFPPEKAIDLAARHPGKAREVAWRALPEDAVVDGFVHLGAALRPAREVVAYALAEVEAPRELEARLWLGASGAARVWVNGAAVLTDADYHPARLDQRGVVVTLRRGANRILVKLCHQDGRMGFYLRLADARGEGLELAAADPRGAALREVPAPGPAAPIAPAVGALEQRAKAARGARAEAEARLELARVLAARQGGDVQERRAAAEARRAALLAPGWADAQLEAAALDEDHGRRRQRIEAALAAAPEDPRALRALGQEELDQGRPQAAARLLERAVRAAPGWAAPRVELADALSRAGLEARGALLAEATAAAFATVPSAVRAAARSARRLGRTEEAAARSRTLVALRFDDAQTRAALAQILADRGDVAGAQALLEEALRLDPSDVYQRLRLADLLAASGRGEEAERAYAAALALAPDEPDAWERRGRARLSQGRVKDAQADLQRALELRPQSPELKLLVRSLEPAREPFERPYLLDARELAAAAPAAEPDEDALVLGELKVTRVLPSGLSSTYTQSVVKVLTPRGADQARRQTVSWAPDRQEVRVERARILKPDGTVIEAHDESERSASEPWYRLYYDLTARTLSFPALAPGDVLEVAWRLEDVAGENLLSDYFGDLTFVDDTTRKARFDYVLLVPAARAIHANAPAGIAHAQRALPGDVVEHRWSARDLPRVVPEPGMPGWSEVSRHVHVSTYASWDQVARFYWGLVKDAVRPTPEVRAEAERIAAEVLRARRGDGTRVARAQAAASTLPPPGGWDLETQRALTRAVYDFVVSQTRYVGLEFGIHGYKPYRVDQVLQRRFGDCKDKASLLRAMLESIGIDARLVLLRMRRLGRLPEAPASLAVFNHAIVYVPALDLWLDGTAAYSGSGDLPGEDRGATVLVVNPDGKPRFATVPEALPEQNRGETRFDVAIAADGAASVRGAWRVSGAEAPTYRRAYLVEEQRRAQLEQTFNRSFPGVRVASVTASDLTRLEDDVTMQFALEIPRFARPDGAGLRFSPFGATRGWGESWAALSSRWHDLDLGSPTETVFTYRYTLPAGWRIAELPDGDAARTPYASFDVRYRRDGAALVAEARVRLEKGRIPARDYPAFRELTGRIDRAFARKVRIVPAQEAAR; encoded by the coding sequence ATGCTCGCACGCCCCGCCGCCCTGCTCGCGCTCTGCCTCGCCTCGACGGGGTCCGCCCGCGCGCCGTCCCCGCTCCCGCCGCCCACCGGCCTCGACCCGGACGCGGAGCGGGCCGCCGCGGCCGTGGCGGCGCTCGACCGCGAGCGGCGCGGCCCCCGCGGCCTCGCCGCGCTCGCCGAGCTGGACGCGCTCGCCGACGACCTGCCCGAGCTCGCCCACGTCGCCGCCGCCTACGCGCGCGCCGCCGACGATCGCGAGGCGCACCCGGAGGTCCGCGCGCTGGCGCGCTTCCGGCTCGCCGAGGTGGAGCGCGCCCGGGGCAACCTGCAGAAGGAGGCGGCCAGCCTGCGCCGGCTGGGGTTCGTCGAGCGCTGGCGGGTGATCGGGCCGTTCGACGACGAGGGGAAGCGCGGCCTCGCCGAGGCGTTCCCGCCCGAGAAGGCCATCGACCTCGCCGCCCGCCACCCGGGAAAGGCGCGCGAGGTGGCCTGGCGCGCGCTGCCGGAGGACGCGGTGGTGGACGGCTTCGTGCACCTGGGCGCGGCGCTCCGCCCGGCGCGCGAGGTGGTGGCGTACGCGCTCGCCGAGGTCGAGGCGCCCCGCGAGCTCGAGGCCCGGCTCTGGCTCGGCGCGAGCGGCGCGGCGCGGGTGTGGGTGAACGGCGCGGCCGTGCTCACCGACGCGGACTACCACCCGGCCCGGCTCGATCAGCGCGGCGTGGTGGTGACGCTCCGGCGCGGCGCGAACCGGATCCTGGTGAAGCTCTGCCACCAGGACGGCCGCATGGGGTTCTACCTCCGGCTCGCCGACGCGCGCGGCGAGGGGCTGGAGCTCGCAGCGGCCGATCCGCGGGGCGCCGCGCTGCGGGAGGTCCCCGCCCCCGGGCCCGCGGCGCCGATCGCGCCCGCGGTGGGCGCGCTCGAACAGCGCGCGAAGGCGGCCCGCGGCGCGCGCGCCGAGGCGGAGGCCCGGCTCGAGCTGGCGCGGGTGCTGGCGGCGCGGCAGGGCGGCGACGTGCAGGAGCGGCGGGCGGCGGCCGAGGCGCGGCGCGCCGCGCTGCTCGCGCCCGGCTGGGCGGACGCGCAGCTCGAGGCGGCGGCGCTCGACGAGGACCACGGGCGCCGGCGGCAGCGCATCGAGGCCGCGCTCGCGGCGGCGCCGGAGGACCCGAGGGCGCTGCGGGCGCTCGGACAGGAGGAGCTGGACCAGGGCCGGCCGCAGGCGGCGGCCCGGCTGCTGGAGCGGGCGGTGCGGGCCGCGCCGGGCTGGGCGGCGCCGCGGGTGGAGCTCGCCGACGCGCTCTCCCGCGCCGGCCTGGAGGCGCGCGGCGCGCTGCTCGCGGAGGCGACCGCGGCGGCGTTCGCCACCGTGCCCTCCGCGGTGCGGGCCGCGGCGCGGTCCGCGCGGCGCCTCGGGCGCACCGAGGAGGCGGCGGCGCGCAGCCGCACGCTGGTGGCGCTCCGGTTCGACGACGCGCAGACGCGCGCCGCGCTGGCGCAGATCCTGGCCGACCGCGGCGACGTGGCCGGCGCGCAGGCGCTGCTCGAGGAGGCGCTGCGGCTCGACCCCTCCGACGTGTACCAGCGGCTGCGGCTCGCCGACCTGCTCGCGGCGAGCGGCCGCGGCGAGGAGGCGGAGCGCGCCTACGCCGCGGCGCTCGCGCTCGCGCCGGACGAGCCGGACGCCTGGGAGCGGCGCGGCCGCGCGCGGCTCTCGCAGGGCCGGGTGAAGGACGCGCAGGCCGACCTGCAGCGCGCGCTCGAGCTCCGGCCGCAGAGCCCGGAGCTGAAGCTGCTGGTGCGCAGCCTCGAGCCGGCGCGCGAGCCGTTCGAGCGGCCGTACCTGCTCGACGCGCGCGAGCTGGCCGCGGCCGCCCCCGCGGCGGAGCCGGACGAGGACGCCCTGGTGCTGGGCGAGCTGAAGGTCACCCGCGTGCTGCCCTCGGGGCTCTCCTCCACGTACACGCAGTCGGTGGTGAAGGTGCTGACGCCCCGCGGCGCCGACCAGGCGCGCCGGCAGACCGTGTCCTGGGCGCCGGACCGGCAGGAGGTGCGCGTGGAGCGCGCGCGCATCCTGAAGCCGGACGGGACGGTGATCGAGGCGCACGACGAGTCCGAGCGGAGCGCGAGCGAGCCCTGGTACCGGCTCTACTACGACCTCACCGCCCGCACGCTGTCGTTCCCGGCGCTCGCGCCCGGCGACGTGCTGGAGGTGGCCTGGCGGCTCGAGGACGTCGCCGGGGAGAACCTGCTCTCCGACTACTTCGGCGACCTCACGTTCGTGGACGACACCACCCGCAAGGCGCGCTTCGACTACGTGCTGCTCGTCCCGGCGGCGCGCGCCATCCACGCGAACGCGCCGGCCGGGATCGCGCACGCGCAGCGCGCGCTCCCGGGAGACGTGGTGGAGCACCGCTGGTCCGCGCGCGACCTGCCCCGCGTCGTGCCCGAGCCGGGCATGCCGGGCTGGAGCGAGGTGTCGCGCCACGTGCACGTCTCCACGTACGCGAGCTGGGACCAGGTGGCCCGCTTCTACTGGGGGCTGGTGAAGGACGCGGTGCGCCCCACCCCCGAGGTGCGCGCCGAGGCGGAGCGGATCGCGGCCGAGGTGCTGCGCGCCCGGCGCGGCGACGGCACGCGCGTGGCGCGGGCGCAGGCCGCGGCGAGCACGCTGCCGCCGCCCGGCGGCTGGGACCTCGAGACGCAGCGCGCGCTCACCCGCGCCGTCTACGACTTCGTGGTCTCGCAGACCCGCTACGTGGGGCTGGAGTTCGGCATCCACGGCTACAAGCCGTACCGGGTGGACCAGGTGCTGCAGCGCCGCTTCGGCGACTGCAAGGACAAGGCGAGCCTGCTGCGCGCCATGCTGGAGTCGATCGGGATCGACGCGCGCCTGGTGCTGCTGCGCATGCGGCGGCTGGGCCGGCTCCCCGAGGCGCCGGCCTCCCTCGCCGTGTTCAACCACGCCATCGTGTACGTGCCCGCGCTCGACCTGTGGCTGGACGGCACCGCCGCCTACTCCGGCTCGGGCGACCTGCCCGGCGAGGACCGTGGCGCCACGGTGCTGGTGGTGAATCCGGACGGCAAGCCGCGCTTCGCCACCGTGCCGGAGGCGCTCCCCGAGCAGAACCGCGGCGAGACCCGCTTCGACGTGGCGATCGCCGCGGACGGTGCGGCCTCGGTCCGCGGCGCCTGGCGCGTGAGCGGCGCGGAGGCGCCGACCTACCGCCGCGCCTACCTGGTGGAGGAGCAGCGGCGCGCCCAGCTGGAGCAGACCTTCAACCGCAGCTTCCCCGGCGTGCGCGTCGCCTCGGTGACGGCCTCCGATCTCACCCGCCTCGAGGACGACGTCACCATGCAGTTCGCGCTGGAGATCCCCCGCTTCGCCCGGCCCGACGGCGCGGGCCTGCGCTTCTCCCCGTTCGGCGCCACGCGCGGCTGGGGCGAGAGCTGGGCCGCGCTCTCCTCGCGCTGGCACGACCTCGACCTGGGCAGCCCCACCGAGACGGTGTTCACCTACCGGTACACGCTGCCGGCCGGCTGGCGGATCGCCGAGCTGCCCGACGGCGACGCCGCCAGGACCCCCTACGCCAGCTTCGACGTGCGCTACCGCCGCGACGGCGCGGCGCTGGTCGCCGAGGCCCGCGTGCGGCTGGAGAAGGGGCGCATCCCGGCCCGCGACTACCCCGCGTTCCGCGAGCTGACCGGGCGCATCGACCGCGCCTTCGCGCGCAAGGTGCGCATCGTCCCCGCCCAGGAGGCCGCCCGATGA